AGATGCTATCTTTATTTGCCTTTTTATCAAGCAGTATTCTAATCTTAACACCCCTTTTTTTTGCCTTTATTATGGCTCTTGCAAGCGGTCTGGATGTAAAATCATAAACAGCCACATCGATCGATTGCCTGGCTTCATCAATTCTTTCAATAATAGCATCTAAGGCTTCATAGGATGGGGTAAAATAGACATATATCCATCGCGCAAAAGAGATAGACGGTATCAATATTGCAATGAAAGCGAATAAAGCTATCTTTTTATACATTGTAATTTGGTGGCTCCTTTGTCATTATGATATCGTGAACATGGCTTTCCCTTAAGGATGCCTCTGTAATCTGAACAAAGGTGGCTTTTTGCTTAAGCTCCTCGATATTTTGTGCACCCACATAACCCATACCTGATTTTAAGCCCCCGATCAGTTGATATAAAACATCGGCAACCTCGCCCTTATAAGGCACCCTACCCTCAACGCCTTCTGGTACTAATTTTTCTGGTTCAACCTCATCCTGGAAATATCTGTCTTTGCTGCCCTCTTTCATAGCCTCTATTGAGCCCATGCCGCGGTAGATTTTATACTTTCTACCCTGATAAATGATAGACTCACCCGGTGATTCCTCTGTTCCTGCCAGAAGG
This portion of the Hippea jasoniae genome encodes:
- a CDS encoding phospholipase D family nuclease yields the protein MYKKIALFAFIAILIPSISFARWIYVYFTPSYEALDAIIERIDEARQSIDVAVYDFTSRPLARAIIKAKKRGVKIRILLDKKANKDSIYSKYRFLRQNGITVRFATPHIAWNREGLMHNKFAVVDKKIVITGSANWTASAFKINDENILIINRFDIANVYEKEFEYLWKRSFIR